GCGCAGAGTCACCGCCAGGGCGGCGATGTCGCCCGGTCGTCCCCGGCAACCCCCGCCGATGATGCGCGCGCCCGCCGCCGCCCACGACGGCGCCAGACCCGGCGACCATCGGCTGTCGCCGATCCAGACGCGGCGCTCGCCGTCCCAGGATTCGCCGCTGTTGGGGTAGACGACGACGGGCTTACCGGTCACCTCGCTGGCGATCTCGACGGCGCCGAGCACGTCGGCGGGCGCGCAGCAATTCACGCCTACCGCAACGATTTCCGGGACGTCGGCGGCGACCGCGAACGCGTCGGCCAGTGGCTGCCCGGCGCGTGTCGTCGTCCCCGCGATCGTGTACGAGAGCCACGCGGGCACGCCCACCTCACCGACCAGGTCGACCAACGCCTCGGCCTCGTCGACATCGGGCACCGTCTCCAGCGCCAGCACGTCAGGCTCGGCGGCCACCAGCACCTCCAGCCGCGGGCGATGCCAGTCCCTCAGCGCGGGGACGGACAGCCCGTAGCGGCCGACGTACTCCTCGCCGTTGGCCAGCGCGGCGCCGTACGGCCCGACCGACGCGGCCACCCACCCGTGGCCGACCTCGTCGCGGGCTTGCCGAGCCAACTCCACGCTGCGCCGCATCAACCCGGCGGCGTCGGCGCGCGA
The genomic region above belongs to Mycobacterium sp. 3519A and contains:
- the mmuM gene encoding homocysteine S-methyltransferase, with protein sequence MIADGGLATELEARGHDLSDDLWSARLLVDAPVEIVAVHSAFFRAGAAIATTASYQASFDGFAERGISRADAAGLMRRSVELARQARDEVGHGWVAASVGPYGAALANGEEYVGRYGLSVPALRDWHRPRLEVLVAAEPDVLALETVPDVDEAEALVDLVGEVGVPAWLSYTIAGTTTRAGQPLADAFAVAADVPEIVAVGVNCCAPADVLGAVEIASEVTGKPVVVYPNSGESWDGERRVWIGDSRWSPGLAPSWAAAGARIIGGGCRGRPGDIAALAVTLR